A genomic segment from Flavobacteriales bacterium encodes:
- a CDS encoding TonB-dependent receptor, with amino-acid sequence MKKTFLSLILCLAVFHLSAQEKYTLSGYVKDNETGEYLIGATVYVKENLKGISTNQYGFYSLTIEEGEYTVDYAFLGLKTQQKKINLNTDIRINVALEANAIITQEVVIESEGADKNVESSSMSQVKIDVKNIKKLPAFMGEVDVLKTIQLLPGVQSSGEGSSGFYVRGGGPDQNLILLDEATVYNASHLFGFFSVFNADAIKDINLIKGGMPAQYGGRLASVLDISMKEGNSKKFEVDGGLGLISSKLTLQGPIKKDTSSFILSGRRTYIDILVNPLINDTSAFKGTGYYFFDLTSKVNYRISDKDRIFLSGYFGRDVFSFRNKDRGFKFDIPWGNATASMRWNHLFNDKLFVNTSVIFSDYQFSFGAEQNDFEFKLNSSITDWNTKVDFSYLPNYKHNIKFGAHFTYHTFVPGSVTGRSGEVVFEPESIFKQYSNEGALYVSDDIEVNEELKIHAGLRYSSFQFGGPITIRDYFKNEFTGDTTKHHRHIEPRLSLRYKIDKNSSFKASYTQNYQYIHLASLSSVSLPTDLWVPSTDIVKPQYGRQFAVGLFKNFFDNKWETSIEAYHKKMNNLIEYREGALPEDNTNTSSDNSFTFGDGESRGLEFFIKRRLGKTTGWLGYTISKTTRQFDELNNGVEFSAKYDRTHDISLTATHDLNDKWVLSAVFVYATGNTLTPVLDRYVLDGRIYSEYGDRNSYRMPAYHRMDISATYTKNKPNKRFNSSWNFSIYNLYNRANPYFIYFDVEGEGNLADGDLQSKALQVSLFPIIPSITWNFNF; translated from the coding sequence ATGAAAAAAACCTTTTTATCACTTATCCTTTGCCTAGCGGTCTTTCATTTATCAGCTCAAGAGAAATATACCCTCAGCGGTTACGTCAAAGACAATGAAACCGGTGAGTATTTAATTGGTGCTACAGTTTATGTTAAAGAAAACCTAAAAGGCATTTCAACCAATCAGTACGGATTCTATTCGCTTACCATAGAAGAAGGCGAATATACTGTTGACTATGCTTTTCTAGGATTGAAAACACAGCAAAAAAAAATCAATCTAAATACAGACATTCGAATAAATGTGGCATTAGAAGCTAATGCCATCATCACTCAAGAAGTAGTTATTGAATCCGAAGGAGCCGATAAAAACGTAGAATCCTCGAGTATGAGTCAGGTAAAAATTGATGTCAAAAACATCAAAAAGCTACCTGCATTTATGGGTGAAGTAGATGTCCTCAAAACCATTCAACTTCTACCAGGTGTACAATCTTCTGGAGAAGGAAGTTCAGGTTTTTACGTGCGTGGTGGCGGACCAGACCAAAACCTTATTCTACTAGATGAAGCAACTGTATATAATGCCTCTCACCTATTTGGTTTTTTCTCCGTATTCAATGCCGATGCCATTAAAGACATTAATCTCATTAAAGGGGGTATGCCTGCCCAATACGGTGGTCGTTTGGCTTCAGTACTTGATATTTCAATGAAAGAAGGTAACAGTAAAAAGTTTGAAGTAGATGGTGGGTTAGGGCTTATATCCTCAAAACTTACCTTGCAAGGACCTATCAAAAAAGATACCAGTTCGTTTATTCTATCTGGTCGAAGAACATATATTGATATTCTCGTAAATCCTCTAATTAATGATACCTCAGCATTTAAAGGTACAGGCTACTACTTCTTTGACCTTACCTCAAAGGTAAACTATAGGATTTCTGATAAAGACAGAATCTTTTTAAGTGGGTATTTTGGTAGAGATGTGTTCAGCTTTAGAAATAAAGATAGAGGATTTAAATTTGATATTCCTTGGGGGAATGCAACAGCTTCCATGCGCTGGAATCACCTCTTTAACGATAAACTTTTCGTAAATACATCCGTCATCTTTAGCGATTATCAATTTTCGTTTGGTGCCGAACAAAACGATTTCGAATTCAAACTAAATTCAAGCATTACCGATTGGAATACCAAAGTCGATTTCTCATACCTTCCAAACTACAAACACAATATAAAATTTGGTGCACACTTTACCTACCACACCTTTGTTCCTGGTAGCGTAACGGGGCGTTCTGGAGAAGTAGTCTTTGAGCCGGAATCCATATTCAAACAATACTCAAATGAAGGAGCTTTATACGTCTCAGATGACATTGAGGTGAATGAAGAGTTAAAAATCCACGCTGGACTTAGATACAGTAGTTTTCAGTTTGGTGGACCAATTACTATTAGAGATTATTTTAAAAACGAGTTTACTGGTGACACTACAAAGCACCACAGACACATCGAGCCTAGATTGTCATTGAGGTATAAAATTGATAAAAACAGTTCATTCAAAGCATCGTATACTCAAAACTACCAGTACATCCATTTGGCATCACTATCTAGTGTATCGCTACCAACAGATTTATGGGTGCCAAGTACAGATATTGTAAAACCTCAGTACGGTCGTCAATTTGCAGTTGGTCTATTCAAGAATTTTTTCGATAACAAATGGGAAACTTCCATTGAAGCCTATCACAAAAAGATGAATAACCTCATTGAATACAGAGAAGGAGCTTTACCAGAAGACAACACCAATACGTCCTCTGACAATTCCTTCACATTTGGAGATGGAGAATCCAGAGGTTTAGAGTTTTTCATTAAAAGACGCTTAGGTAAAACTACGGGATGGCTAGGGTATACCATTTCCAAAACCACTCGTCAATTTGATGAACTTAACAATGGCGTTGAATTTTCTGCTAAATACGACAGAACACACGACATCTCACTGACTGCTACGCATGATTTAAACGATAAATGGGTGCTATCTGCCGTCTTTGTATATGCAACTGGAAATACCCTCACTCCTGTTTTAGACAGGTATGTACTAGACGGGCGAATTTATAGTGAATACGGCGACAGAAACAGTTACAGAATGCCTGCTTACCATAGAATGGATATATCTGCTACATACACCAAAAACAAGCCTAACAAGAGGTTCAACTCATCGTGGAATTTCTCAATATATAATCTATACAATCGAGCCAATCCATACTTCATTTATTTCGACGTAGAGGGTGAAGGAAATTTAGCAGATGGAGACTTACAGTCCAAAGCCTTGCAAGTCTCTCTATTTCCAATAATACCTTCAATAACCTGGAACTTTAATTTTTAA